The region AATCCCCGAGCTCGGCTCGGCTCGTGTCACATTTGATTCCATCCAGAATGGAGCCAGCGGCGCCAACAGAAGGTCTAGATTGTAGAGGCAGTGGTGACCCCACACACTCCAGGTGGACTTTGAGCACTTACGGCTCGGTGACGTTGTAATTGAATGCTTTAGGAGCGGAAACACACCTGGAGTACACACTTACAAACACCCCAGTACCAAATATTTCCACTTACTTGCACTAGCTGTGGTACGTTGACCCCCGCACGTGGATGTCTGGCGTCCTGTCTGTCTTCCACATCACGCAGCGGTTCAGCACGGTGGCGCAGCTTGTTAGCGGTGCCTACAGCTGTTCAACTGCATCGGACCAAATGTATCAGCATTTCTTCTTATAACTATTACTAAACCTGACCTTAGCtattgtgtttgtatttatatttgtgtgGTAATCATAGATGGCACTAGACTAGTACTACAGTGTccctggggtgtgtgtgtgtgtgtatgtgtgcgcgctAGAACCCTTACAGTGAGCTGTAGAAGGATCAGAAATGTCTTACAAGTCATTTTGGGACTCGGAGAGATGCTGACGCTCTGATTCTGATCTGAACGCGTTGATCTGCTCCAGTGCCTTTTAGATGACTCGGTACGGCCTCTAGTGtcccctggacacacacacacacattccaccTAGGTCTTAAttgtgttttgtcatttgaGCCAGTTGTGTTGTTTGAAAGCTGAGTTTACCCACATTTAATCAGAACTCTGCTCCAGAGAGTCTCAAATCAGACACCTCTTATGCTGCTTGTGCAAATACTATGAAGTACTCTATCtgcactgttttctttttataccTATAATCCAAGCAGACATTTAATCGGGTCTGTTTCCCTTGAAGActtacaaaaaaaatgaaatacttGCATGACTACAATGAAGTAGAACTGTGTCTCTTTGAAGAGCGGAATCTGCCTGTTAACGTCGTCTCGGTCCACACAGAGCGCCCCCCGCTGGTGAGCATACGTCCTAGCGTACCTTTGACCTAGCATACCATCATGATCAACTAGATCCTGTCGTAGCCACcgtttattttctaaaatatttttcaaCCATTTGTGTGGATGCTTGGTCCTGGACCCAGAGCAGACTGGACCCATTCAAAGGTGGCTCCACTAAGAAGCCATAAAATGAAGGACTGAATGTTCTTtgtgattatcttgttgtatttcCAGTTGGAGGTAGAAACAGATTCCAACTGCAAACCAAACCCGAAAGACCAAAGAAACTCCAGTTAGCGCTAATGTTATTGGGCTAAAGTCCTTAGAATAATCCCGCTGAATGTTTGTACCGACGACAGAAGCTTACTGAGGAATGCACTGAGCTGACCAGCTGAGGGCCACCGCcacgacgcccccccccccttcctgcgcCGCCGCAAACAAAATGGTTTTTGTGTCTGTGAAATGAGTCCGTGCTTAATAATCAACATCATAATAAACTATATCCTTGTTTGCCAATGCGTGCGTGTCGTCCTGTCCCTCGTGGAGAAAGGTCACAGCGGGAAAACCCACGCTGTAAATGGACCAGTGGACCagtgtgtctcacacacacacacacacacacacacaggaggcagCATAAATGCCAGAGTTTAGATGTGTCCTATTTCCACCCGTGCATTTGCGTCAtattggtgctgctgctcggtGATTGAAGTTGGGGAAAAACCCGGAACGCCGGCGGCACAAGGAGGAAGATGCATTTGCTGAGAAAGTTCCAGAGAGCAGATGTTTCCCGGTCGGAGCGAGCGTGGACGGAATTTCTACCTGCTGCTCCTTTAATCCGCCCGTGGCTGCTCAGCTCACGGACCAAAGATTAATCATCTATCACGGTGAATCACAAGTTGGCAAGTTAGCTTTGGTGTTGaaggaaggagctgcagctcttcagtggggggggggggatttatggGGCTCATTTCCAGGTAGAGAAGCTTCAGGCTGAGACAAAGTCCTGGACGTCCTCAACCTTCCTCCTCCATAAACCAGCTCAATCTGACCCTTCAAACGGCCATAATGTCAAATCTCCAGTGTTTCAGAATAATATATagacttatatatatataagtctATATACCATATATGGTATAGAAGACAGCTGTAAATATAGTGACTTAAATATGACGTCACCCAGTATTTCACTGCACATCCCGACACCGTTGTCTTCCAGCCGTCTACAACATTCCGAATCTTCCCAGCAGCGATGGTAAAGTCCTGCTTGGACCAGCCTCCGGGGCCATTTGGGCCTTTTGGAGGTTTCAGCAGGGTGTCAAATGGTTCCAGTTGGCTCCTGGCAGCTTTGTTTACCCCAAATGAAAAGCCCATTAGATCCCATTAGGGCCCTTCAGCGATGCCTTTAAGGACACGTCGGAAATATATTATACAGCCGGGCCTCAGTGGACTTAGATGCCATTAAATAGTCTGGAATAAAACTGTGTTACCACCCCTcacctcctttcttctcctcattctcattctttctctttctttctcattctttctttctctttcctttttctttcgccctctctttctctttctcattctttctttctctttctcattctttctctttccttttctttttatttcgccctctctttctctttctttatcattctttctctttcattctcattctttctttctttctctttcctttttctttcgccctctctttctctttctcattctttctctttctcattctttctctttccttttctttttatttcgccctctctttctctttctttatcattctttctctttcattctcattctttctttctctttcctttttctttcgccctctctttctctttctttctgaatgtctctctctctccacatctCTACTCATCGCTTGCCGTAGGGGCTgtagtcttcctcctcttcctcctctgatgatgatgttgttgatgatgaagtGTTTTATCATCGTCCGTACAAAAGAAAACTGAttttaatcctctttttttccacgcACGTGGGATTAACTCTTATTGAACCAGTTGGCCAGGTTGTCCTCTGACAGCATTTGCACCCAGCgggactgcccccccccccccgccgccccgCAAACGGACCCTCCCACCCCGGGGTCAGTCTTATAAGCCCCGGCCGACCCGCCTGCTCTCCAGCCGGTGCTTCTACCTCAGACCTCTTCATTCGACCTGACCTTCTCCTCAGAATGAGTTCCATGTGTCTAGTGGGGACCCGGCCGTCAGCCATGCAGCCGCCATGTGCGCGATCAGCGCGCACGGACGCCAACAGCAGGTAATTACTCAGAAGAATTCCGTAGTTAAACTAAAGTTTATATGTCATGGATGGTATTATGGTATGTTTCTGAAACCCATCCTTGAACATGGGTCACGTGGCTCCTTGAACACGTGGATTCTCAGCCGTGTTTTGTTGCGCCCCGCAGCCAGAACCCCCTGTGGAGACCCTGGTTATTCACCAGCACCAACCAGCGCACGCGCAACCCGCTGGCCTCCGTAAGTTGCTGCGCCCTCACTCACTTCTAACGTTTTAAAATTGTATGTTCTAATAGTACCTCGGTGAGTCTAAATGACGGGTGTCTGGAGCCGGTCCAGGAGGCCTGGAAGCcggccgggttttctgtccctccCGTGAGGGAAGGATTCCAGGTTGTCTacctgggaggacagaacacCCGGCTGGATCCCAGCCCTCGGGGACCGGATCAAAGGCGACACCAGCTGTTTCTGTAGAGGACGGGATGGGTGTGATGATCAGAACAGCACTCCATCCATGTGTGAGCACTTATTGACCCGTCCTTGGTTCCACAGGCTGGACCCAGACCCACGCCGGACTGCTCGTCAGCAGGAAGGAAGTTGTGCTTTCAGCATCCTGTCAGGTCAGCAATCTACACGTTTCCACACATTtctagtcccccccccccattggtGACAGCTTTCATTGGTGTGGAGCGTTCACGGGACTTCTGCTCTCTTCCATGTAGGCTCTACTGGCCCAGATCCAAGTCCTACGATCACCTGTTCAGTGACGGAGAAGCTCTGCTGAAGAACTTCCCAGTTCAGGCCACCATCAGCTTCTATGACAGTGAGAGCGAAGACAGTGAAGACGAGAGCGAAGAGCAGGACACGTGGATGGAGTGATGCCTTTATTCTGGATTTATAATGTGTCCAATAAGTGTACAAAGACCTATTTATGTGGATatatttttgcatgtgtgtatttaaatgaaatgataTAACGTGAAGAAGAAATAAACTATTTTTGTAGTGAACAAACGTGCCGATGTGGGAGTAAAAGGGTTAGAAGGGAACAAAGGTGAGAGAAGGGAACAATCAGGAATAGCTCAGAGAGGAGGGACGGCCTTTTATTCCGGGGGGTGCAGCCgctattaaaaatgaaagaaatgcagaagCTCTAAAAGCATCCACGCACAAACCGGTTCCTGGTGGATTtagggcctcctcctcctcctcctctctcatttagACCTCTTTCTCGTGCACACCCCCTGGTTCCACCTGTCTCTATGGTGGAGGCTGAAAGGTGAAGTCTGATCCCAGCACATGAGCTGTTTGCTCTTCTTCAGTGTCTAAACTCTCATCAATCCTTCTACTCCCATCGATAAGATAGAAGAACATTCCTGTTGTGTGTGTCGCTGCTACCAATATGGACCCTGGAAGAGATCATCTGGAGCGGTTCCGATTCTGACGCGGCCGCTGTCACGCTTGTAATGATCTGACGTCATCCGGTCGCGTTCGCGAGGGCCGAGCTGTGATTGGTCCGGTCGTCGCGTCTCCTCCGCTCTGATTGGTTCGCTGACGCGTCGCTCAAAGCAGCGGGGGCGGGGCGGAGGAGTTCCTGTCGGCAAAGACGATGGAGGAAAGGACTTTAACCACTGGAAAAAGGTAAGAATGGCGCTAAATCACCACCTAAATCACCTGATGTGCAGCCGCAGGTGCAGCCCAGATCTGATGTGTAGGCTTAGAACCTCCCGTTGACGACTCGTGAGTCCTTTTGGGTTTGGGGTTTTAGACGAGGCGTCCAGAACCCCTGAGATGGTGATGATTTGACAATAGGCTGCTCGCGTTGCAATTGAATGGATTTTTTCTAATGAACATTGTGCGTGTTAAATATTTGTGGGTGCGTGTCTTATGAAGACGAGAGCGCACGCGCTTTCCTTGCCTTGCGCCCCCTTCGCACGCCTAATGAgcaatattatattatattaaattAGATTAGATGATTCGATTCTGTTCACAACATGTACTCCCAAGTCAAAACTCCGCTCTCCATTTTATGGCATTCAGAGCCTCCCAGTTTctctgttgctatggaaacctTTTTACCCTCTGTCTATATTTATAGTAGTAGCCCATTTACCAGAGGTAGAACTACTTGGATGGGCACCACGGCGGGGATGTGGGTGGATGTGCGCGCAGGAAGAACaggaaaataataatgatgagaCTCATTTGGACCACTGAGAGTCatgcaaaagaaaagacaaatgcCACCAAAGACAGAGGTGTTGTCCCAGAAACAGCAGCGCTCCACAAACACCAGTCGCCATAATAAAGGAAACTGGggaaacttcttttttttttattaataaaaatagACTTTCTTCCCTTTTGAGCGCGTGCAGCATTTTACAGGGTTCTTGTTCTTCTGGCAGAGCAGGCTGACTGATATTTGTTGAGCTGTGTCATGTCAAATTAAGGACACTGCAGACCGTCCTGGTGTCCACGCTGAAGCACCGCTCCCTCCTCCGTCACCCACTGACCTCGTTCACATGAACACAATGGAACCGATGACACCTCACATTTGAGCTACTCCTGACATCATTTTGGGATTGACTCCTATCAGGTCCGTATAAAGCTGAGCAACAGCCCACGGTGTCTCATGGTGTCCATGTTGCTGTCTTCCTGTACGGCTACAGTCTCTCCGCGTGGGTCGAAGGCAGAACCATGCCTGCAGGTGAGCTTGAAACACACTCTTCCGTTTCATTAGCGTTACAAACACTTGTTATTACCGCTGCCGTCGTCCGATGGAGACTCTGGTGGTGTGAACCTCGGACGTGTCCACTTTGGACATTTGTTTCAGCGTTCCTCGACGACAAGGATGCTCACTCCATCCTCAAGCGATTCCCTCGAGCCAACGGATTCctggaagagctgaagaaaggCAACATCGAGAGGGAGTGCGTGGaggagagctgcagctttgAAGAGGCCAACGAGGTGTTTGAGGACAAAGAAAGGACGGTGAGCTAAGGCTAACGTAGCGACCCGTCAAAGCCCCCCACAGGGGACACATTGTCCTgggcaggggtcggcaacccgcggctctggggCCGCATGTGGCTCTTTGGTGCCgtcctagtggctccctggagctttttcaaaaatatgaaaatggaaattgttttaatataatttctgtaggaggaaaaacataacaaacattcttaaagttttccaatgctgtataaatgtatataataaatatttaatttcaacttctcattaaaatggaagttaaacttaaagcgtcatcgtacagcagagtggccacgtggtgcctcattctctccaggatgctcgttatgtatttgtagcctacttatcatttggaaagtaggctaatacagctaatatagacacttacaacatgtgttgcctttattataagccctatataaggcttttaatgttttgtggctccagacagatttgttttttgtttttttggtccaatatggctcttccaacattttgggttgccgacccctggtcctGGGTGTTATTACTATTGCTATAACTGTTTGTGCCCTTCAGATGGAGTTCTGGAAAAGTCGTAGCTTTTACACGGTGAGCAGCAACAGAGAGGGCTGGTCCGAGCCGGCCGACACCTTCTACATGCTggttcctctgctgtgtgtggccCTGCTCATCGTCATcggcctcttcctcctgtggaGGTGTCAGCTCCAGAAGGCCACCCGGCGCCAGCCGGCCTACACTCACAACCGCTTCTTAACCAACAACTGCAGCATCCGCACGCTGCCGCACCCGCTGGTTCCCCGGGAGAACGCCGTGTTCGGGGAGGGCTCCCACCAGGAGTCCGGCGTGCACCCAGCCGCGGTCATCAACGGTCCTGATGGAAGGTGCCCCCAGTTAGACCCCCGGCAGAACACCCTGTATGTTCAAGACTCTCTCTCTGTGGCCTCGTGGTTGTCCGGCGCCACGCCGCCGCCATCGTACGATGAGGTGGCGGGACACCTGGAAAGTAGCGGGGATGAGATGACGACGCCTTCGTACCGCGACCCCCCGCCCAAATATGAAGAGATCGTGAAGGAGAAATGAAACGCTGGCTCTTCTTTCACGTCTCTCCAGTGCCTGAAGAAGGTGGGAAAACCACCTCAAGGTCCTGAGGGCTGCacatcagcagcacagaggaacatTCCTGTCATGGCACCTCTGACCCACCTCTGACCcacccctgatcctgacccacccacctctgacccacctctgacccacccctgatcctgatccacctctgacccacctctgacccagccctgatcctgacccaacccacctctgacccacccctgatcctgatcctgacccaaCCCACCCCTGACCcacccctgatcctgatcctgacccaacccacctctgacccacccctgaccctgacccaacccacctctgacccacccctgatcctgatcctgatcctgacccaacccacccctgaccctgacccaacccacctctgacccacccctgatcctgatcctgacccacctctgacccacctctgacccacccctgatcctgacccaacccacctctgacccacccctgatcctgatcctgatcctgacccacCTCTGACCCACCTCTGACCCACCCCTGGTCCttatcctgatcctgatcccgACCCACCCCTGACCcacccctgatcctgacccaacccacctctgacccacccctgatcctgatcctgatcctgacccacctctgacccacctctgacccacccctgatcctgatcctgatcctgatcctgacccacctctgaccccccctgatcctgacccaaCCCACCCCTGACCcacccctgatcctgatcctgatcctgatcctgacccacCTCTGGCCCACCCCTGACCCACCTCACCCCTGACCCAACCCACCTCTGACCCAACCCACCTCTGACCCACCCTTGATCCTGATCcacccctgatcctgatcctgacccaaCCCACCCCTGACCCACCCCTGATCCCAATCCTGACCCAACCCACCTCTCACCCACCCCTGATCCCGATCCTGTCCCAACCCACCTCTGACCCATCTCACTTCTGATCCAATTGTAAAATGAACCTTAAacccatgtcttaaccctcaacttgtcctttaaagttgtgggccccacacacacacacacacacacacacacaccacacacacacacacacacacacagaacagggAAGTCGAGTACAAACTCACCTTCAGGCTCTAAAATCAGGTACATTCTAAAGTTTGACTCTTTTTAGGCTCATTTACCAGATTTATTTTCACAGATGAACACATGAATGAGTGTGCATGAACACGTGCTTTCTCCTCCCACATCTGTGTCTCCTCGTGCcactttcacctcctcccatcTCACTCGtgatgctgctgtttatttccTGTAGGAAGAGGTTCTGATTGCTGCTACCTGAGAACATAAGGTAGAGCGATGTGCTGACTTGGCTAAACTGGTGCTAACTGGGCCCTGATGGGCTCCCTCCACTTTGTCTGGTTAAAGTGGTTCTCCTGACACACCACGACACACACGCCTGaggccaccatcatcaccctggACCTCACCCTGGACCTTCATGATGATGGCTCTTCATCGTCTCAGCTGTTTCTCCCAGACATGCATCTTGTCTCCGTGGTGGCTCTTGGTACTTCCTGTGAATGGTTTCCTTtcaacctgctgcagcttctaATCACGCGTGAAGTCATTTTGTGCTGAATTTTGCTGTTTACGTGATTCGTTAGTTTACTATGAAAATGTGAGACACTTCTAGCAGCTCTACAGTGGGTCAGGAGCGACATGTCCATGACTGCAGATGTACCACCGGTACCACCAGTGTCACCAGGCAGCAGCACTCACTCTGCGTGTGTTGAATTAACTTGAGATACTTTGTGGTTTCAAAGACACAATAAATGTTATTTCAAACAACATTTGGTATTAAAACTGTTCAAAGTCTGAAGGTGCTGCAGGCGTCTCATTTCTTCCTGGTCAGTCGGAGATTTAAAATCTGTTCAAAACCACTTCTTCAgagaaattaaaagaacaaaggCTGATAAATGAGTTCAACATTTTAGGGCGAAGCATGTTGCGATGATCAGGAATCCTGAACAGATCTTTGTTTCTCAGAATGATGTTGCAGTTCTTCATGGCATCCTCTCCATTCAGAGGGAGCTCAGGGGTCTTTTGAAGGCCTCACTGGTGACGTCAGCTCTTAATGGGGACCAACTTCCAAaccaaaacatcattttcatgtATCTGAGATTAGATCCAGATGTCAGAATTTATGGGAGTCATCAGTGTTATGTAATGGGTAAAGCTCATAACTGAGATTAACCACAATGAACCTTCATCATTATAGTGTTATTAAGTATTAAAGTAGTATAAACTGGAGCATTCCCACATAGTGCACAGTATTCCTGCGGTCAAGTGTAATTACCATAACTGGCCAGGTGGTGGCGGTGTTGCAGCAGCAAATGTGATGTGACGCGTCATTGAggataaaatataaaaaaacaagcaaacgcAAGAAACATAAAATACCAAATGAAATGGGAAGATAAAAATGAGGTGGTGTCGGAATCCTGCTTCTTTGTTCAACCTTCTTTTCAGTTATTATTCCTTTGGTCCCATAATTCCAATTCTTTCCTTTCTTGACCGCTTCATCCCCTGCGGGCTcaggggagggtgctggagcctatcccagctgcatcaCTGCAGGGGCCTGTGAGAGCAAACAGGGCTTCGCTAGCTTGTCAAGGTGCCTCAGCTCGGAGGGTGACAGTCCAAGCTTCCACCGCCCCAATTATAATTCTCAGAAAGGCAAATAATTCTGCTAAAAGGGCCAAAGTTGCATCCGTCATCACTGTGCTTGTGTGAGGGAAATATTTTTTCTCCTAAAAGTAATAAAGTCTGAAAACTGAGAAGTTCTCCAGTTACTGACTCCTGCAGTTCTGTGACCCTGGAaatatgaatgaatggatggatcaTAGAAAGATTAAAAATGGCCCAACGAACCAAAAACATGGAGTTAAAACTGTTGAATAAAATATCAATAGTGTTTAGGGGTGAAATGGGCTCAGTGCTTTTATCTGGAATCACATTagtctttttatttaattacatttatcATCTGTTAGAGGTTAAAGTTCATCATCTTTGGTTCTTCGGGATTATTTGGAGGTTCAACCACGTTTATTTGGAATAAATTTGGTCTTCAGGCCAACAATTCAGCCGATGATTCGACATATTTACAGGAATTAAAACCATAAATACAACAATTCAGACCAATATGATAAAAATACTAGAACTCCtgatctttattttaaaaaaaacttccttATTTTACATCTTATTTGACTATTAGAATTTTATTATCAATCTGTTAATCTTGTCATTTTTCTAAAGTGTTTACACTGAATTATCACTTTATTAAAGGGgccatgttgtttttaatctatttttgcATCAAGCCAAGATCTACAGCCCCATAATAGAAATGAGTCTCCATGGAAACGTCCAAGTGTGGGCCGAGTGCTGCCGTTGTCACCAGCAGCTTTATTCCCCTCCGGCCCGGCCTGGTTCACTGGTCCCTGGGGTCCTAGCCTGCGTGAGGACCACATGCTCGGGGGCTCCGTCCAGCTCAGAACGTTCCGAAATTCCAAATTCCAGCGCGAGTGTGTGGTGAGCGTCGCTGCAGCGTGCTTCATCCATCACTGACAGCCCTGCACAACCTGATAGCCAGACGGGAGCAGCCAATGCAAACAGCAGCGGAGCTGATTGCGCCGGTATGAAGGCAGCTttgaggaacccccccccccagatcctGTCCAGCTCCACGCTCCGCAGCCCTGCCTCCCATCACCACGGTGAAAATCTGGGGTCTTTGGTCTTGTTGTCCTGGCTGTGAGGCCACATCTCCGCTGACCTCCAGGGTCATATTTCCCTGTTGCTCCTAGATCCTGATCTCCGCCACAGCCTTGGAGCCCCCGCCACTGTGAGCCAGgacctccaggagcttctgcaGCATCAGCGGGGTCATGGCCTCCATCAGCACCTCTGCTGGTCCCACGGCCTTCACAGCCCCTCTgtgctctctttcttttctcctctttctagATCCTAATTATTTCTTCATT is a window of Takifugu flavidus isolate HTHZ2018 chromosome 14, ASM371156v2, whole genome shotgun sequence DNA encoding:
- the LOC130537872 gene encoding transmembrane gamma-carboxyglutamic acid protein 3, which produces MPAAFLDDKDAHSILKRFPRANGFLEELKKGNIERECVEESCSFEEANEVFEDKERTMEFWKSRSFYTVSSNREGWSEPADTFYMLVPLLCVALLIVIGLFLLWRCQLQKATRRQPAYTHNRFLTNNCSIRTLPHPLVPRENAVFGEGSHQESGVHPAAVINGPDGRCPQLDPRQNTLYVQDSLSVASWLSGATPPPSYDEVAGHLESSGDEMTTPSYRDPPPKYEEIVKEK
- the LOC130537873 gene encoding protein ripply1-like, which gives rise to MSSMCLVGTRPSAMQPPCARSARTDANSSQNPLWRPWLFTSTNQRTRNPLASAGPRPTPDCSSAGRKLCFQHPVRLYWPRSKSYDHLFSDGEALLKNFPVQATISFYDSESEDSEDESEEQDTWME